In Desulfobulbaceae bacterium, one genomic interval encodes:
- a CDS encoding response regulator, which translates to SLKIYKSHIPIIALTANAMVKDREKCLEAGMDDYVAKPFEEEEIYRALNIIFQKGGQASLPTKKSASTSQNGSSEKKTVSLSSIRNHLTSKYKFPQSKIDFLVQGIQKPMIKNFADAENALQQKNYPELMRAAHTIKGALLGLGIDDWAELALSIEKAAKDEKNIDFRLYLDELRNGLAPLIDESRD; encoded by the coding sequence TATCCCTTAAAATTTATAAGAGCCATATTCCTATTATTGCCTTGACTGCGAATGCCATGGTCAAAGATCGGGAAAAATGCCTTGAGGCAGGCATGGATGATTATGTGGCAAAACCATTTGAGGAAGAAGAAATCTATCGTGCATTGAACATCATTTTCCAAAAGGGGGGCCAGGCTTCTCTCCCGACTAAGAAGTCCGCTTCCACTTCCCAAAACGGTTCATCGGAGAAAAAAACTGTCTCCCTGTCTTCGATCAGAAACCATCTCACATCAAAGTACAAATTTCCCCAATCAAAAATTGATTTTCTCGTTCAGGGTATACAAAAACCAATGATTAAGAATTTTGCTGATGCAGAAAACGCTCTGCAACAAAAAAATTATCCGGAACTCATGAGAGCAGCCCATACGATCAAAGGCGCTCTGCTCGGTCTCGGTATTGATGATTGGGCTGAACTGGCATTGAGCATTGAAAAGGCTGCCAAAGACGAAAAAAACATCGACTTTCGTTTGTACTTGGATGAGTTGCGGAATGGCCTCGCCCCTTTAATCGACGAATCACGGGATTAA
- a CDS encoding MogA/MoaB family molybdenum cofactor biosynthesis protein, with the protein MAINKTKYSFTCGVLTLSDKGSQGLRTDTSGPLLIEILEAAGFTNTAYKIIADHHETITQTLIEWSDLKKIDLIVTTGGTGLSPTDVTPEAMNDVLEKEIPGISEAMRSASMKITPRAMLSRGKAGVRGKSLIVNLPGSLKAARENIEAVLDTLPHAIDKIKGSTEDCG; encoded by the coding sequence ATGGCAATAAACAAAACCAAATATTCATTTACTTGCGGAGTACTTACCCTGAGCGACAAAGGCTCTCAAGGTTTACGAACTGATACCAGCGGCCCTTTGCTCATTGAGATTCTAGAAGCCGCCGGCTTCACCAATACCGCTTACAAAATCATTGCCGACCACCATGAAACCATCACACAAACTCTTATTGAATGGTCCGACCTAAAAAAAATCGATCTTATTGTGACAACTGGGGGAACCGGCCTCAGCCCCACCGATGTGACACCCGAGGCAATGAATGATGTCCTGGAAAAAGAGATTCCAGGAATCAGCGAGGCTATGCGGTCAGCAAGTATGAAGATCACCCCGCGAGCAATGCTGTCACGAGGTAAAGCAGGAGTTCGCGGGAAGAGCCTGATCGTAAATCTGCCCGGCAGTCTGAAGGCAGCCAGAGAAAACATTGAGGCAGTGCTTGATACACTGCCTCACGCAATTGATAAAATTAAGGGTAGTACTGAGGATTGCGGCTAA
- the fusA gene encoding elongation factor G (EF-G; promotes GTP-dependent translocation of the ribosome during translation; many organisms have multiple copies of this gene): YDVSAMKKENEDKLISSITKMLDEDPTLRLSREPQTHQILISGVGQIHLKIVGEIIKRKFGVNMQLELPKVPYKETIKGKTKVQYKHKKQSGGKGQYADNWLDIEPLPHGGGYEFEDRIIGGAIPKQYIPAVDKGIQEAMANGILAGYPVVDVKVGLFDGSFHNVDSSEMAFKISGSMGFKKGALEANPVLLEPIMNMSVQIPKDCVGDVIGDINSRRGKVMGMDSEAKLEVITAQVPMSEILEYAPDLTSITSGRGFFSTEFSHYEEVPAHLTDAIIAASKEQP; the protein is encoded by the coding sequence TATGACGTCTCCGCTATGAAAAAAGAGAATGAGGACAAACTTATCTCTTCAATTACCAAGATGCTTGATGAGGACCCTACCTTAAGGCTGTCCAGGGAGCCTCAGACCCACCAGATTCTAATCTCTGGTGTTGGCCAGATTCACCTCAAGATTGTCGGTGAAATAATTAAACGCAAATTTGGTGTCAATATGCAGCTCGAACTCCCCAAGGTACCATACAAGGAGACGATTAAAGGAAAAACCAAGGTTCAGTACAAACATAAAAAGCAGTCTGGCGGAAAAGGACAATACGCCGACAACTGGCTTGACATTGAACCACTTCCACATGGCGGTGGTTATGAGTTTGAAGACCGAATTATCGGTGGAGCGATTCCGAAACAGTACATTCCTGCTGTGGACAAAGGCATCCAAGAGGCTATGGCAAATGGAATTTTGGCCGGCTACCCTGTTGTTGACGTAAAAGTTGGTCTCTTCGACGGATCATTTCACAATGTGGACTCTTCAGAGATGGCATTTAAAATTTCCGGATCCATGGGCTTTAAAAAGGGTGCTCTGGAGGCCAATCCCGTGCTCCTCGAGCCAATCATGAACATGTCCGTCCAGATCCCTAAAGACTGCGTTGGTGATGTTATCGGAGATATTAACAGCCGTCGCGGCAAGGTTATGGGCATGGATTCTGAGGCAAAACTTGAAGTAATTACCGCCCAAGTACCTATGTCTGAGATTCTGGAATACGCCCCCGACCTTACCTCAATTACCAGCGGCCGAGGATTCTTCAGCACTGAATTCTCTCATTACGAGGAGGTTCCAGCCCATCTTACCGATGCCATTATTGCCGCCTCAAAAGAGCAACCTTGA
- a CDS encoding phosphoribosylformylglycinamidine cyclo-ligase, producing MTEKKVSRYAESGVDIDKANDFIDKIKPLVAATFQRGVLTGIGGFGGLFALGGDRYKDPVLVSSTDGVGTKLKIAELCNKHDTIGIDLVAMCVNDIVVSGARPLFFLDYLAVGHLNVEQATDVVRGIAKGCEISKCSLIGGETAEMPGMYSKGEYDLAGFTVGIAERNELIDGSETKVGDKLIGLASSGIHSNGYSLVRKICFEELGLSVEDHVEELGCTLGEELLRPTRIYTETVLNLIKNFKIRGIVHITGGGFIDNIPRVLPAGCKAVLNCKAWPQMPIFDFLQKKGNVSAEEMCRTFNCGIGMVLIVGDKKVDDIMLQLAALGETAYVIGEIAARKGKKSSQVEIACQ from the coding sequence ATGACTGAGAAAAAAGTTTCGCGATATGCTGAATCCGGCGTTGATATTGACAAAGCAAATGATTTTATTGATAAAATAAAGCCACTTGTGGCAGCAACCTTCCAACGTGGTGTGCTTACTGGAATAGGTGGTTTTGGCGGGCTTTTCGCCTTGGGTGGTGACCGCTATAAGGATCCTGTTTTAGTGTCGTCAACCGATGGTGTGGGCACCAAACTGAAGATTGCCGAACTGTGTAATAAGCATGATACTATTGGTATTGATCTGGTGGCAATGTGCGTGAACGATATAGTTGTTTCCGGAGCTCGGCCGCTGTTTTTTCTGGATTATCTGGCGGTTGGTCATCTTAATGTTGAGCAGGCCACTGATGTGGTCAGAGGGATTGCTAAAGGCTGTGAAATCTCGAAATGCTCCCTTATTGGTGGTGAAACAGCGGAGATGCCGGGCATGTATTCAAAAGGCGAATATGATCTTGCCGGTTTTACGGTTGGTATCGCTGAAAGAAATGAACTTATTGACGGCTCGGAAACCAAGGTTGGAGATAAGCTTATAGGGCTTGCCTCAAGCGGCATCCACAGTAACGGCTACTCTCTGGTCAGAAAAATCTGTTTCGAGGAGTTGGGACTTTCGGTGGAAGATCATGTTGAAGAACTCGGGTGTACCTTGGGCGAGGAGTTGCTGCGTCCCACCCGGATTTATACTGAAACTGTTTTGAATCTGATTAAAAATTTCAAGATCCGTGGAATTGTGCATATCACCGGCGGCGGATTTATTGATAATATCCCGCGTGTTCTGCCGGCGGGCTGTAAAGCTGTTCTTAACTGCAAGGCCTGGCCCCAAATGCCGATCTTTGATTTTCTACAGAAAAAAGGGAACGTTTCTGCCGAGGAGATGTGCCGTACTTTTAACTGTGGTATTGGAATGGTGTTGATTGTCGGGGATAAAAAAGTTGATGATATAATGCTTCAGTTGGCGGCCTTAGGTGAAACGGCCTATGTCATTGGTGAAATTGCAGCCAGAAAGGGCAAGAAGAGTTCTCAGGTTGAAATTGCCTGCCAGTAA